A single region of the Mycoplasma mycoides subsp. mycoides SC str. PG1 genome encodes:
- a CDS encoding lipoprotein gives MKKLLTILSSFGLIATTGASVVACKNDQSISLQPKKSENESLGSATKEEKKEEKTDNNQPSSLKSTEDQNTSLTSTPDNKELGSTGSIQNKEEEVTKIKGQLEKLKESEQKAKVLLKQIEEGNNKAKEAAEQEKIRNELEKLNAQKPKIEEALKQIEETKKQLEAKLQSLQTNTTESSN, from the coding sequence TTGAAAAAACTATTAACTATTTTAAGTTCATTTGGTTTAATTGCTACAACTGGTGCTAGTGTAGTAGCTTGTAAAAATGATCAATCAATTTCTTTACAACCTAAGAAATCAGAAAATGAAAGTTTAGGTTCTGCTACAAAAGAAGAAAAGAAAGAAGAAAAAACTGATAATAATCAACCAAGTAGTTTGAAATCTACAGAAGATCAAAATACAAGTTTAACTTCTACTCCAGATAATAAGGAGTTGGGTAGTACAGGTTCAATTCAAAATAAAGAAGAAGAAGTAACAAAAATTAAGGGACAGTTAGAAAAATTAAAAGAGTCAGAGCAAAAAGCTAAAGTTTTACTAAAGCAAATTGAAGAAGGCAACAATAAAGCAAAAGAAGCTGCTGAACAAGAAAAAATTAGAAATGAATTAGAAAAATTAAATGCACAAAAACCTAAGATTGAAGAAGCATTAAAACAAATAGAAGAAACTAAAAAGCAACTAGAAGCTAAATTACAATCTCTACAAACTAATACTACTGAATCTTCTAATTAA
- the rpsU gene encoding 30S ribosomal protein S21: MASVIVHDGETIEKALKRFQKVASSNKAEARKREYHLSKKEKRIYKQKQNRKYK; the protein is encoded by the coding sequence ATGGCAAGTGTTATTGTTCATGATGGAGAAACAATTGAAAAAGCATTAAAACGCTTTCAAAAAGTTGCTTCATCAAATAAAGCAGAAGCTAGAAAACGTGAATACCACTTAAGCAAAAAAGAAAAACGTATTTACAAACAAAAACAAAACCGTAAATACAAATAG